In one window of Ferriphaselus amnicola DNA:
- a CDS encoding Do family serine endopeptidase, translating to MRKFWLLFAQATTIGLAMLFIIHTLRPELLPKAASSGGVVTLREDASESGSSLPGTGFSASAKKVMPSVVNIYTSTEVKANPLLDDPRFRFFFGDQYDDATERSNSLGSGVIVSEDGYILTNHHVVESADQIEVALADGRNARARIIGSDPETDLAVIKIDLPGGLPAITFGHSDKAQVGDVVLAIGNPFGVGQTVTMGIVSALKRNHLGLNTFENFIQTDAAINPGNSGGALVDVNGNLIGINSAIYSPNGGSLGIGFAIPVSTAKKVMEQIIQTGTVTRGWIGVAIQEITPELADSFKLGNRSGVLISEVVRGGPADQAGVRAGDILFAVGDKELTDSTSMLEAIAALPPSKLAVLHLLRNQNELVAQVKVGKRPKPQTKN from the coding sequence ATGCGCAAATTCTGGCTCCTGTTCGCCCAAGCCACCACCATCGGCCTCGCCATGCTGTTTATCATCCACACGCTGCGACCGGAACTCCTGCCGAAAGCAGCCAGCAGCGGCGGCGTAGTCACGCTACGCGAAGATGCTTCGGAAAGCGGTAGCAGTCTGCCCGGCACCGGCTTCAGCGCCTCGGCGAAAAAAGTCATGCCTTCCGTGGTCAACATCTACACCAGCACCGAAGTCAAGGCCAACCCCTTGCTAGATGACCCGCGCTTCCGCTTCTTCTTTGGCGATCAATATGACGACGCTACCGAACGCAGCAACAGCTTGGGCTCGGGTGTCATCGTCAGCGAAGATGGCTACATCCTGACCAATCACCACGTCGTTGAATCCGCTGACCAGATCGAAGTCGCATTGGCTGACGGACGCAACGCTCGCGCTCGCATCATTGGCTCCGACCCCGAGACTGATCTGGCGGTCATCAAGATCGACCTGCCTGGCGGCCTGCCCGCCATCACCTTCGGCCACTCCGACAAAGCTCAGGTCGGCGATGTGGTGCTCGCCATCGGCAATCCTTTCGGCGTCGGCCAGACCGTTACCATGGGCATCGTCAGCGCACTCAAACGTAACCATCTCGGCCTGAACACCTTCGAGAATTTCATCCAGACCGATGCCGCCATCAACCCCGGCAATTCCGGCGGCGCATTGGTGGACGTGAATGGCAACTTGATCGGCATCAACAGCGCGATCTATTCGCCCAACGGCGGTTCGCTCGGCATCGGCTTCGCCATCCCCGTGAGCACCGCCAAAAAAGTGATGGAACAGATCATTCAAACTGGAACGGTCACGCGCGGCTGGATCGGCGTTGCCATTCAGGAAATCACTCCTGAACTGGCCGATTCGTTCAAGTTAGGCAACCGTAGCGGCGTATTGATCTCCGAAGTGGTCCGTGGTGGCCCCGCCGATCAAGCGGGCGTGCGCGCTGGCGACATCCTGTTTGCCGTGGGTGACAAGGAGCTGACCGATTCCACCTCCATGTTGGAAGCCATCGCCGCCTTGCCTCCAAGCAAGCTGGCCGTCCTGCACCTACTGCGCAACCAGAACGAACTGGTCGCACAAGTCAAGGTTGGGAAACGCCCTAAACCTCAAACTAAAAACTGA
- a CDS encoding Nif3-like dinuclear metal center hexameric protein — protein sequence MLLNELRDYIGSLLEVSRFRDYSPNGVQVEGKAEVFRIATGVTASQRLLDAALAWGADAILVHHGYFWRGEDATLTGIKKQRIAKLLQADVSLLAYHLPLDAHPVLGNNAQLAQRLGFVEHARFGEQELACSGELVQVQSLDALAQQVADTLQRVPLVIGDGSRSIRRIAWCSGGAQDYFEQAAALGADAYLTGEISERHAHLAEELGVAFIAAGHHATERYGVQALGVHLAERFGLEHHFFDMDVPV from the coding sequence ATGTTGTTGAACGAGTTGCGCGATTATATCGGAAGCTTGCTGGAAGTCAGCCGTTTTCGCGATTACAGCCCAAATGGTGTGCAGGTCGAAGGTAAGGCGGAGGTTTTTCGTATCGCTACCGGTGTAACGGCTTCGCAACGCCTACTCGATGCGGCGCTGGCATGGGGGGCGGATGCGATCCTCGTACATCACGGCTACTTCTGGCGTGGGGAGGACGCTACGCTTACTGGCATCAAGAAGCAGCGCATCGCCAAGTTGTTACAAGCCGATGTCAGTCTGCTGGCCTATCATTTGCCGCTGGATGCGCATCCTGTGTTAGGCAATAACGCGCAACTGGCGCAGCGGCTTGGTTTTGTTGAGCATGCGAGATTCGGCGAGCAGGAGTTGGCTTGTAGTGGGGAGTTAGTGCAGGTTCAATCTTTGGATGCCTTGGCGCAACAGGTCGCCGATACGTTGCAGCGTGTGCCACTGGTGATCGGTGATGGCAGCCGATCCATCCGTCGAATCGCGTGGTGCAGCGGCGGGGCACAAGATTATTTCGAACAAGCGGCGGCGTTGGGGGCGGATGCTTATCTGACGGGTGAGATATCTGAGCGCCACGCGCATCTGGCGGAAGAATTGGGCGTGGCATTCATCGCGGCTGGGCATCATGCGACCGAGCGTTACGGCGTACAAGCGCTAGGCGTCCATCTGGCCGAGCGCTTTGGCTTGGAGCATCACTTCTTCGATATGGACGTGCCGGTCTAG
- a CDS encoding glycosyltransferase family protein — MNEEQAVLDFFAQPENLPLALAVADQVDNIRMRLNNNFWLATRAGVDELINSHALTWESELTEDRNTENCLVGVYLQPLGGARIYLRPFMEQQLMGDAFRIYCGLMWSTTPTPEQLRLPAVADLRDAMLARGFKNNESFLAWQWTGLYPRRKNFLMQLSEHKDTLLEQVMELWQGLLIEHGAALQTANSALNEQPPLATFSLDQLRTSLKKS; from the coding sequence ATGAACGAAGAACAAGCTGTACTCGATTTTTTTGCCCAACCCGAAAATCTACCGCTAGCCCTAGCTGTCGCCGATCAAGTCGATAACATCCGCATGCGCCTCAACAACAACTTCTGGCTTGCCACTCGCGCCGGAGTTGATGAGCTGATCAATAGCCATGCCTTGACTTGGGAAAGCGAGCTGACCGAGGATCGCAACACCGAGAACTGTCTGGTCGGCGTGTATCTGCAACCTCTAGGTGGCGCGCGAATCTACCTGCGTCCTTTCATGGAGCAGCAACTGATGGGCGATGCCTTCCGCATCTACTGTGGATTGATGTGGAGCACCACGCCCACGCCCGAGCAACTCCGCTTGCCGGCCGTCGCCGATTTGCGAGATGCCATGCTCGCCCGAGGCTTTAAGAACAACGAAAGTTTTCTTGCTTGGCAATGGACAGGACTTTACCCGCGCCGCAAAAACTTCCTGATGCAACTGTCCGAACACAAGGACACTTTGCTGGAACAAGTCATGGAGTTATGGCAAGGCTTGCTGATCGAGCACGGTGCCGCGCTGCAAACAGCCAACTCGGCATTGAACGAACAGCCGCCGCTCGCCACTTTTTCGCTGGATCAACTACGCACCAGTTTGAAGAAATCCTAG
- a CDS encoding MgtC/SapB family protein: MSESLQGFWTLSALHANLLIILNLIGALALGLLVGYERSYHGRAAGMRTYGLVCMASAALTVAVGHPHFWYGGGNTLALGADPTRTIQGIVTGIGFLGAGVIMREGLNISGLTTAASIWAASAIGIMVGLGFYLAAISFALLSTFSMMWGSRLEEWLPSRKAIAIVLHFKAEHKPHRDNLHQLLFDYGYQIAEGSLSVAHQDGKIEWRFVAIATSHSKMADLNLLAQRLTQKEGIEEFQLSHARN; the protein is encoded by the coding sequence ATGAGCGAGTCATTGCAAGGCTTTTGGACCCTTTCGGCACTTCATGCCAATCTGCTGATCATTCTTAACTTGATAGGTGCACTTGCACTTGGCTTGTTAGTTGGTTACGAACGGTCCTATCATGGTCGCGCCGCTGGGATGCGCACCTATGGCTTGGTCTGCATGGCCTCTGCCGCACTCACTGTTGCTGTTGGCCACCCCCATTTCTGGTACGGCGGCGGCAACACCTTGGCACTGGGCGCTGACCCAACTCGAACCATTCAAGGCATCGTGACCGGCATCGGTTTCTTAGGCGCGGGCGTCATCATGAGGGAAGGCTTAAACATCAGCGGCCTGACGACAGCAGCTTCAATCTGGGCGGCATCGGCCATTGGCATCATGGTTGGCCTTGGCTTCTACCTTGCGGCCATCTCCTTTGCCTTACTCTCCACATTCAGCATGATGTGGGGGTCACGACTGGAAGAGTGGCTACCTTCACGCAAAGCCATCGCCATCGTGTTGCACTTCAAAGCCGAACACAAACCGCATCGCGACAACCTACACCAATTGCTATTCGATTACGGCTACCAGATTGCCGAAGGCTCCCTCAGCGTCGCCCATCAAGATGGAAAAATAGAATGGCGATTCGTTGCCATCGCCACCTCGCACAGCAAAATGGCCGATCTCAACCTGCTCGCTCAACGACTCACTCAGAAAGAGGGTATTGAGGAGTTTCAACTCTCCCACGCCCGCAACTAG
- a CDS encoding GbsR/MarR family transcriptional regulator has protein sequence MEPENISCTAWRFIHHFGEMGSRWGISRTVGQIYALLYIAPEPLNADDLAHLLTFSRSNVSIGLKELQSWRLLRSEYRAGDRREYFRAPDDVWEIFRTLADERRRREVEPTLTVLRECLLEPATTPQNQHVSNRLQAMYDLISLSNDWFLDIQKLSAEDLTSLMRLGSQAQKLLQAKNRLLSFIRSDEQANDTAP, from the coding sequence ATGGAACCAGAGAACATTTCTTGCACTGCCTGGCGCTTCATCCACCACTTCGGTGAAATGGGTAGTCGCTGGGGAATAAGCCGTACTGTCGGTCAGATTTATGCGCTGCTCTACATTGCGCCCGAACCCCTGAACGCAGATGATCTAGCGCATCTACTGACCTTTTCCCGCTCCAACGTCAGCATCGGATTGAAAGAGTTACAGAGCTGGCGACTACTCCGCTCCGAGTACCGCGCTGGGGATAGGCGCGAATATTTCCGTGCACCAGATGATGTGTGGGAAATCTTCCGCACACTGGCGGACGAGCGTAGGCGGCGCGAAGTTGAGCCCACACTGACCGTGTTACGAGAATGTCTGCTTGAGCCGGCCACCACGCCGCAAAATCAACACGTATCAAATCGCTTGCAAGCGATGTATGACCTTATCAGCTTGTCCAACGATTGGTTCCTCGACATTCAGAAGCTTTCTGCAGAAGACCTGACCTCGCTCATGCGCTTGGGATCTCAAGCGCAGAAGCTGTTGCAAGCCAAGAATCGCTTACTTTCTTTCATCCGCAGTGACGAGCAAGCTAACGACACAGCACCATGA
- a CDS encoding cytochrome c3 family protein yields the protein MRHILRLSILLIGLFASSASFSADTLPPVNTADDLGPQVDQPIEFPHNRHAKDMGINCMYCHTYARRAPVAGIPPLQKCMGCHNGIESVKDKPRIKELFKHWEEKKPIAWKKVHDLPDYVRFNHERHVKRFIVQQDKPVQEVCGYCHGDVKEGTVARRQKPLSMGWCVSCHEKAHPTDKTAQATAQGPNDCWQCHK from the coding sequence ATGCGGCATATTTTACGTTTGTCCATTCTGCTTATCGGGCTGTTTGCAAGCTCGGCAAGCTTTTCTGCCGATACATTGCCGCCTGTCAATACGGCAGATGACCTGGGTCCTCAGGTCGATCAGCCTATCGAGTTCCCACATAACCGGCACGCCAAGGATATGGGGATCAATTGTATGTACTGCCATACCTATGCACGTCGCGCCCCAGTTGCCGGGATTCCGCCTTTGCAAAAATGTATGGGATGTCACAACGGTATCGAATCCGTGAAAGATAAGCCCCGTATCAAGGAGCTGTTCAAGCATTGGGAAGAGAAAAAGCCGATCGCCTGGAAAAAAGTGCACGACCTGCCTGACTATGTTCGTTTCAACCACGAACGTCACGTTAAGCGCTTCATCGTGCAGCAGGACAAGCCGGTTCAGGAAGTTTGCGGCTACTGTCATGGTGATGTGAAAGAAGGCACGGTGGCGCGCCGCCAGAAGCCACTTTCCATGGGCTGGTGTGTCTCTTGTCACGAGAAGGCTCATCCGACGGACAAGACTGCGCAAGCGACTGCCCAAGGGCCGAACGATTGCTGGCAATGCCACAAGTAA
- a CDS encoding molybdopterin-dependent oxidoreductase yields MIENEFNRRDFLKVLGWSGAAVAVSGCGFTSVQDGAETVVSYVEANEYMVPGIGVYFNSTCAQCDAGCGISGKVREGRVLKLEGNAASSINRGRLCGLGQAGVQAHYNPDRVTEPRTGKGEKLDWEKALGQVKEKLTGVSGDEIAFLTGNLSGHLKVLLGNYMDALGSKNHYVYDAVAPAVVRAANKKAYGSEMPALRLDKAKVIVSFGADFLGSWVSPVNFSQQYAQFRKGVNNGGRGVLVQIEPKMTLTGANADRWIPANPGTEGVLALGLINALGAAGVSVPSDIAASVSAYGVDRVSKETGVSAEQIQKLATVLKERSPSLVIAGGGAEGYAHGSQNAAAVALLNQVLGNVGKTVEAPSVVPFPQLAPTAGGTTGLKAFNDGLAAGKFKVVFTLGANPVYSAPAFMKLSDNLKKASFKVALTDAIDETAAQADLVLPLDSAMESWGSLVAEYQADDAQIGIQQPLMERLYDNTRSAGDILLSLVKQQKADDYKAFEDYYAYLRGAVVQAKGALGGAGMDDDEFWNTVLSNGIVKTGNASSSLRASAAAVALPAAVAADSAFPLRLLPYVQPSFRDGRHANLPWLQESPDPLTTIVWDSWVEMHPRTAAKLGVVEGDIVEVASKSGSIKAQAYIFPGIHPDAVSVPFGNGHTTLGRYANGVGANVFQMLDPVFDQETGELAINETHVKISKVGQRVIVIKDEGAAGGSQAGKKIAGRVASNKIDLSKEV; encoded by the coding sequence ATGATCGAAAACGAGTTCAATCGACGCGATTTCCTGAAAGTTCTGGGATGGAGTGGTGCGGCAGTTGCGGTGAGTGGCTGCGGCTTCACTTCGGTTCAGGATGGTGCGGAAACGGTGGTTTCTTATGTGGAAGCCAATGAATACATGGTTCCTGGCATTGGGGTGTATTTCAACTCCACATGTGCGCAGTGTGACGCAGGCTGCGGTATCAGCGGCAAGGTGCGCGAAGGTCGCGTATTGAAACTGGAGGGTAATGCAGCTTCCAGCATCAATCGTGGTCGCTTGTGTGGCTTGGGGCAGGCGGGCGTGCAAGCGCACTACAACCCTGATCGCGTGACCGAGCCGCGTACTGGTAAGGGCGAGAAGCTCGACTGGGAAAAGGCGCTGGGGCAGGTTAAGGAAAAGCTGACTGGCGTTTCCGGCGACGAGATCGCCTTCCTGACTGGTAATCTCAGCGGGCATCTGAAGGTGTTGCTGGGTAACTACATGGATGCTCTGGGAAGTAAGAACCACTACGTTTATGACGCAGTGGCTCCGGCCGTAGTGCGTGCTGCCAACAAGAAGGCGTACGGCAGCGAGATGCCGGCGCTGCGTTTGGATAAAGCCAAGGTCATCGTGTCGTTCGGTGCGGACTTCCTCGGTTCTTGGGTGTCTCCGGTGAACTTCTCCCAGCAATATGCGCAGTTCCGCAAGGGCGTGAACAACGGCGGTCGCGGCGTGTTGGTGCAGATCGAACCGAAGATGACGCTGACTGGCGCGAATGCTGACCGATGGATCCCGGCTAATCCGGGTACGGAAGGTGTGCTGGCGCTGGGTCTGATCAATGCGCTCGGCGCAGCCGGCGTGTCGGTTCCATCCGACATCGCTGCGTCCGTGTCTGCATATGGTGTGGATCGTGTGAGTAAGGAAACTGGCGTATCGGCCGAGCAGATCCAGAAGCTGGCGACTGTGCTGAAAGAGCGTAGCCCAAGTCTGGTCATCGCAGGTGGCGGTGCTGAAGGTTATGCGCACGGCTCGCAGAACGCTGCGGCTGTTGCGTTGCTCAACCAAGTGCTGGGCAACGTCGGCAAGACTGTCGAAGCTCCGAGTGTGGTGCCGTTCCCGCAACTGGCTCCGACCGCTGGCGGTACGACAGGTCTGAAGGCGTTCAATGATGGTCTGGCCGCTGGTAAATTCAAGGTCGTGTTCACGCTGGGTGCGAACCCTGTGTATTCCGCGCCTGCATTTATGAAGCTGTCCGATAATTTGAAGAAAGCCTCCTTCAAGGTTGCTCTCACGGATGCGATCGACGAGACCGCTGCGCAAGCCGATCTAGTGTTGCCGCTGGACTCCGCAATGGAAAGTTGGGGTTCTTTGGTGGCCGAATATCAGGCAGATGACGCGCAGATCGGCATTCAGCAGCCCTTGATGGAACGCCTCTATGACAATACCCGCAGCGCAGGGGATATTTTGTTGAGCTTGGTCAAGCAGCAAAAAGCTGATGATTACAAGGCCTTCGAAGACTACTACGCTTATCTGCGCGGTGCCGTGGTGCAAGCCAAGGGTGCGTTGGGCGGCGCGGGCATGGATGACGACGAGTTCTGGAACACGGTGCTGAGTAATGGCATCGTTAAGACTGGCAATGCGTCTTCTTCGTTGCGCGCAAGCGCTGCTGCGGTGGCTCTGCCAGCGGCTGTGGCTGCCGACTCGGCATTCCCTTTGCGTTTGTTGCCGTATGTGCAGCCGTCCTTCCGCGACGGTCGCCATGCCAACCTGCCTTGGCTGCAAGAGTCGCCCGATCCATTGACCACCATCGTGTGGGATAGCTGGGTCGAGATGCATCCGAGAACTGCTGCCAAGTTGGGTGTCGTTGAGGGTGACATCGTCGAAGTCGCATCCAAGAGCGGTTCGATCAAAGCGCAAGCGTACATCTTCCCGGGCATTCATCCCGATGCGGTCTCGGTGCCGTTCGGAAATGGCCACACGACCTTGGGTCGTTACGCCAATGGCGTGGGTGCCAATGTGTTCCAGATGCTTGATCCTGTGTTCGATCAAGAGACTGGCGAACTGGCCATCAACGAGACACACGTCAAGATCAGCAAGGTGGGTCAACGCGTGATCGTGATTAAGGATGAGGGTGCCGCAGGCGGTAGCCAGGCAGGCAAGAAGATTGCTGGTCGCGTTGCATCGAACAAGATTGATCTTTCCAAGGAGGTCTGA
- a CDS encoding 4Fe-4S dicluster domain-containing protein codes for MSVSNLLANWSQFRQAHPTEGDFHKEYKWAMAIDLDACTGCNACSVACYAENNIPVVGKDRYARGHAMHWMRVERYWDEDNRDMPDQGAQFLPMMCQQCEAAPCETVCPAGATNHTPDGLNSQIYNRCVGSRYCSANCPFKVRYFNWWDFPKEENVFADPLPLQLNPDVTVRTKGVMEKCTFCVQRLTVAKHNARNEGRLVQEGEVQTACQQSCPTNAISFGNMVDPESRVGKQWKAQQVDLAADKQVKDAGDESHEVGEHHSGTQLRGYRIFEELRAYPSVMYLERVRESAV; via the coding sequence GTGTCTGTATCAAATTTGTTAGCTAACTGGTCTCAGTTCCGCCAGGCTCACCCTACGGAGGGCGACTTCCACAAGGAATACAAGTGGGCGATGGCCATTGACCTGGATGCTTGTACTGGCTGCAATGCGTGTAGCGTTGCGTGTTACGCCGAGAACAACATTCCAGTGGTGGGCAAGGATAGATATGCTCGTGGCCACGCCATGCACTGGATGCGCGTCGAGCGTTACTGGGATGAAGATAATCGTGATATGCCTGATCAAGGCGCACAATTCCTGCCGATGATGTGTCAGCAGTGCGAAGCGGCTCCGTGCGAAACGGTGTGTCCGGCCGGCGCGACTAACCACACTCCAGATGGCTTGAACTCGCAGATTTACAACCGCTGTGTGGGTTCGCGTTACTGCTCTGCGAACTGCCCGTTCAAGGTCCGCTATTTCAACTGGTGGGACTTCCCTAAGGAAGAAAACGTGTTCGCTGATCCACTGCCTCTGCAGTTGAATCCAGATGTGACTGTGCGTACCAAGGGTGTGATGGAGAAGTGCACTTTCTGCGTACAACGTCTGACAGTAGCCAAGCACAATGCGCGAAACGAGGGTCGTCTAGTGCAAGAAGGCGAAGTCCAAACAGCGTGCCAGCAGTCCTGTCCGACTAATGCCATCAGCTTTGGCAACATGGTTGATCCCGAGTCCAGAGTTGGCAAGCAATGGAAGGCGCAACAAGTTGATTTGGCAGCAGACAAGCAAGTCAAGGATGCGGGTGATGAAAGCCATGAGGTAGGTGAACATCACAGTGGCACTCAATTGCGCGGTTATCGTATCTTCGAAGAACTGCGTGCCTATCCATCAGTGATGTACCTAGAACGCGTTCGTGAGAGCGCGGTTTAA
- the nrfD gene encoding NrfD/PsrC family molybdoenzyme membrane anchor subunit: MAKDIREDISWAQINSDVLKSLESPRPMYWVIIAIALAMFSLFVGGEIYQYRNGMWVSGQNNPHVWGLYIATFIFWIGMSHSGTLLSAILHLMHADWRKPIYRFAEAMTTFSLMTAGLFVMVHLGRLWQFYYSVPYPNERGLWPNFQSPLLWDAMAIFTYLSSSVIFLFIGMIPDLAICRDHLHPGWRKKLYTVLALGWEGTDRQWRNFRVTYLTVACYLIPLAVSVHSIVASDFAMSQQPGWHVTSFPPYFVAGALYSGCAAIITLFIILRYVFRFEEYMTLPILKKTARLTFAIAMVWTYLNAIEFASVWYSHDQASKDVLIQKATGPYAFAWWGMIICGSVVPLALAFKKVQTNIPMLFSVSLLLNMGMWLERWMIVSPTFSHGYYPWTWDHDQFPSFLQWGMVFGSFGWFTLLFMIFCKVFPSISMYEVKEMVYHRSLASKMGGKGGH; the protein is encoded by the coding sequence ATGGCAAAAGATATTCGTGAAGACATCTCTTGGGCACAGATCAATAGTGACGTGCTCAAGAGCTTGGAGTCGCCGCGTCCGATGTACTGGGTGATCATCGCGATCGCCTTGGCTATGTTCAGCTTGTTTGTCGGCGGCGAGATTTATCAATACCGTAACGGGATGTGGGTGTCGGGTCAGAACAATCCGCACGTTTGGGGGCTGTACATCGCCACCTTCATCTTCTGGATCGGTATGAGCCACTCCGGCACGCTGTTGTCAGCGATTCTGCACTTGATGCACGCAGACTGGCGTAAGCCGATCTACCGTTTCGCGGAAGCGATGACGACTTTCTCGCTGATGACAGCGGGTCTGTTCGTGATGGTGCACTTGGGGCGTTTGTGGCAGTTTTACTATTCCGTTCCCTATCCGAACGAGCGTGGTCTGTGGCCGAACTTCCAGTCCCCGCTGCTGTGGGATGCGATGGCGATCTTTACTTACCTGAGTTCGTCCGTGATCTTCCTGTTCATCGGTATGATCCCCGACTTGGCGATCTGTCGTGATCACCTGCATCCGGGCTGGCGCAAGAAGTTGTACACCGTTCTGGCTTTGGGTTGGGAAGGTACGGATCGTCAATGGCGTAACTTCCGTGTGACCTATCTGACTGTGGCGTGTTATTTGATTCCATTGGCAGTGTCGGTGCACTCCATCGTGGCTTCTGACTTTGCGATGTCACAGCAACCAGGTTGGCACGTGACCTCGTTCCCTCCTTACTTCGTGGCGGGTGCGTTGTATTCCGGTTGTGCCGCGATCATCACGCTGTTCATCATCTTGCGCTATGTGTTCAGGTTCGAGGAATACATGACCCTGCCGATCCTGAAGAAGACCGCGCGTCTGACCTTTGCGATCGCCATGGTGTGGACTTACCTGAATGCGATCGAATTCGCTTCGGTGTGGTATAGCCATGATCAAGCGTCCAAGGATGTGTTGATTCAGAAGGCGACCGGCCCTTACGCGTTTGCATGGTGGGGCATGATCATCTGCGGCTCGGTGGTTCCGCTGGCGCTTGCCTTCAAGAAGGTGCAAACCAACATCCCAATGTTGTTCTCGGTATCGCTGTTGCTGAATATGGGCATGTGGCTGGAACGCTGGATGATTGTTTCTCCAACGTTCTCGCACGGTTACTATCCTTGGACATGGGATCACGATCAGTTCCCCAGTTTCTTGCAGTGGGGCATGGTGTTCGGCAGCTTTGGTTGGTTCACCCTGTTGTTCATGATTTTCTGTAAGGTGTTCCCCTCCATCTCCATGTATGAAGTGAAGGAAATGGTGTATCACCGCAGCTTGGCGTCAAAAATGGGCGGAAAGGGAGGTCACTAA
- a CDS encoding DUF3341 domain-containing protein: protein MTQRHLLAVFNNFDEAEAVIKELRETPIKGFNFDDLTMKSPIEHHDVEEVLGSRSANVQWFTLVGSILGGLLGFFLISGAQANFYHQIKGGKPLVPLPPNFVLTYEMFILGGVFISVLGFLVCAGLPAKRSPLYSAKVQVDQIAILVKGDDSAIAALKAVFTKHQALEIQEEAGK from the coding sequence ATGACACAACGACATTTACTTGCCGTATTCAATAACTTTGATGAAGCGGAAGCGGTCATCAAAGAGTTGCGCGAGACACCCATCAAGGGCTTTAACTTTGATGATTTGACGATGAAGTCGCCGATTGAGCATCATGATGTTGAGGAAGTCTTGGGAAGCCGCTCTGCCAATGTGCAGTGGTTCACGCTGGTCGGATCGATTCTTGGTGGCTTGCTGGGCTTCTTCCTGATTTCGGGAGCTCAGGCGAATTTCTACCATCAAATCAAGGGTGGCAAGCCTTTGGTGCCGCTACCCCCGAACTTTGTGCTGACCTACGAGATGTTCATTTTGGGCGGCGTGTTCATCTCGGTGTTGGGCTTCTTGGTGTGTGCGGGTCTGCCGGCCAAGCGTTCGCCTTTGTACAGCGCTAAGGTGCAGGTCGATCAAATTGCAATTTTGGTGAAGGGTGATGATTCGGCAATCGCCGCGCTCAAGGCAGTGTTCACCAAGCATCAGGCTTTGGAAATTCAGGAAGAGGCTGGGAAATGA
- a CDS encoding c-type cytochrome, with protein sequence MKKLSLITALLFAPSLAQAFPWDHDMANQISIKPQESVDGKAGGMKSFPKRSVPAPGTSTYVKDTDAADKKPNPIAADEKSVAQGKHLFEIYCSACHGAGGKGDGLVGAKLVLTPYDLTADVTKARSDGFIWGYMTFGGAIMPSYANDLSATERWHVVNYVRKTLQSGAATAAAK encoded by the coding sequence ATGAAAAAACTATCCTTGATAACTGCGTTGTTATTTGCGCCGTCGCTGGCACAAGCGTTCCCGTGGGATCATGACATGGCGAACCAGATCAGCATCAAGCCGCAAGAAAGTGTGGATGGCAAGGCTGGGGGCATGAAGTCCTTTCCCAAGCGCTCGGTACCCGCACCGGGAACTTCCACCTATGTGAAAGATACCGATGCGGCCGACAAGAAGCCTAACCCGATTGCAGCAGACGAGAAGTCTGTCGCTCAGGGTAAACACCTGTTTGAAATCTATTGCTCTGCCTGCCATGGTGCGGGGGGTAAGGGTGATGGTTTGGTCGGTGCAAAGCTGGTGCTCACGCCGTACGACTTGACGGCTGATGTGACTAAGGCGCGCAGTGATGGCTTCATCTGGGGCTATATGACGTTTGGCGGTGCGATCATGCCGTCCTACGCGAACGATTTGAGCGCCACTGAGCGTTGGCATGTGGTCAACTATGTCCGCAAGACATTGCAAAGCGGTGCGGCTACAGCCGCTGCCAAGTAA
- a CDS encoding glutathione S-transferase N-terminal domain-containing protein — translation MMTLYSGTTCPFSQRCRIVLFEKGMDFQIVDVDVFNKPEDIAVINPYGKVPALVERDLILYEANIINEYIDERFPHPQLMPADPVARARARLFLHRFEQDLFSHIPAIEHGSDKEADQARLAIRDGLTQIAPIFAKQKYMLGDDYSMLDVAIAPLLWRLDHYGVKLGKEAVPVMKYAERLFARPAYFEAMTPSEKAMRK, via the coding sequence ATGATGACGTTGTATTCAGGGACGACATGCCCATTCAGCCAGCGCTGCCGCATCGTGCTGTTTGAAAAGGGCATGGACTTCCAGATCGTAGATGTAGATGTTTTCAACAAACCAGAAGACATCGCAGTGATCAATCCTTATGGCAAAGTGCCAGCTTTGGTGGAGCGGGATCTGATCCTGTATGAAGCCAATATCATCAATGAGTACATCGATGAGCGCTTCCCACATCCACAGCTGATGCCGGCAGATCCAGTCGCTCGTGCGCGTGCGCGTTTATTCTTGCACCGTTTCGAGCAGGATTTGTTCAGCCACATTCCCGCTATTGAGCACGGTTCGGACAAAGAGGCTGATCAAGCGCGGCTCGCGATTCGGGACGGACTGACTCAGATCGCCCCTATCTTCGCCAAGCAGAAATATATGCTGGGCGATGACTACTCTATGCTTGATGTGGCGATTGCTCCATTGTTGTGGCGTCTGGATCACTATGGAGTCAAGCTGGGCAAGGAAGCTGTGCCGGTGATGAAGTATGCGGAGCGCTTATTCGCTCGCCCTGCCTATTTTGAAGCGATGACTCCCTCTGAAAAGGCGATGCGCAAGTAA